The DNA region GTTTCCACAATATCTTCTTTACGCAATGTCCCTACTTCAAGGGGAATATCGAGACGGAACTTATAGTTAAGCTTGAGGCGTCCCACTTTTGAAAGATCATAACGTTCTGGATTAAAGAAAAGATTTTCAAAAAATGTATTTGAAGCTTCAGGTGTCGCAGGATCACCAGGACGTAAACGTTTATAGATTTCAATGCGAGCTTCTTCTTGCGAGGTAACTTTGTCACTGAGTAAGGTATTCCGTAAGTAACTTCCAACGTTGAGTTCATCAATATAGAGCAGTTCAAATGTTGTAATTTTTCTTTTCTGAATTGCTTCAAATGCAGCTTCGGTCATCACTTCATTCGTGGCAAGGACCACTTCGCCTGTCTTCGGATCGACAATATCATGAGCAACGACTTTTCCATCAATATCTTCAAACTCAAGAGGAATACGAAAGTCTTTGAGTTTTCGGATTTCATCAATAATGGGCTTACGAAACTTTTTCCCTTTTTTCACGAAGACCTCTCCAGTTTTTGGATGCTTCATATCTTTGGAGGGTCGTTGATAAGGGAGGAGTTCGAGCACTGGAGTTTTAGAAATCTTTGAACCTTCAAGTGTTATTTTTTCCGCAGTGTAAAACATATTGAGCAATTCTTCTGGAGTGTATCCAATTGATCGAAGAAGAATGGTTGCCGGAATTTTTCGACGACGATCAATCCGCACGTAGAGCAAATCCTTTGAGTCGAACTCAAAGTCGAGCCACGCGCCACGATAAGGAATCATGCGAGCGGAGAAGAGAAGTTTTCCGGATGCGTGTGTTTTTCCTTTGTCATGCTCAAAGAAAACACCTGGACTTCGATGAAGCTGACTGACAATGACACGTTCTGTTCCATTGACAATAAACGTTCCAAATTCTGTCATAACTGGAACTTCACCAAAATAGACTTCCTGTTCTTTGACATCGCGAATGCTTTGTGCACCGGTATTCTCATCAACATCCCACACAATAAGACGAACTAAAACACGCATAGGAGCTGCATAGGTCATGCCTCTATTTCGACACTCCTGTTCATCATATTTTGGCGCGTCAATCTCATAACCCACAAACTCAAGCGAAGCTGTTTGATTAAACCCCTTAATAGGAAATACACTTTTGAAGACCCCTTGAAGCCCAATATCTTGCCGTTCCGCGGAACGAGTCTCTTTTTGAAGAAACTGAGAAAAAGATCTCTTTTGAAGTTCAATGAGGGGTGGGATTTCAATGACTGGCTTTACTTTCGCAAAACTTTTTCGAATACGACGAACAGGATTTGTTGCCATAAGCACTCCTTAAACGTGCGTTAAATTTTTAAAGAGAAAAATGCCTGAAACGTCCAGCTTCCACTTCTTAAACAAAGAGAAGCTGGATCGTCCATGCATTTCACCTTCTTCAATAATGCGTTATTTCAAAACAACTTTTGCACCAGCAGCTTCAAGTTTTTTCTTGAGCTCGTTTGCTTCATCTTTTGAGATTCCCTCTTTCAAGGTCTTGGGAGTCTTTTCTGATGCTGCTTCAACAAGATCCTTGGCTTCTTTGAGGCCTAGGGATGTTGCACCACGAACTTCTTTAATCACGTTAATTTTGTTCGTTCCCGAATCAGTCAAAACAACCGTGAACTCGGTTTTTTCTTCAGCTGCTTCTGCGCCTGCACCTGGTGCAGCGGCGGCAGCAACTGGAGCGGCAGCAGAGACACCAAAGGTTTCCTCAAGCTCCTTCACAAGCTCTGCCACTTCCATCAAGCTCATTTTTTTAAGTGATTCGACGATTTCTGTTTTTCCTACTGTCATACAACCTCCTTAAGGTCGCACCCCAATCAACAAAGTACACAGTGTTACTTCTGAGTGGGCCTCCCCAAATCTTGTTGGGGGAATTAAGTGCAATAGTTTATGTTTTTGTTTCCTTTATTGCATTGATTACTTGCACTAACTTGCGAGGAACAGCGGAAAGAACGCCAACGAAGTTCGACGGCGGAGCTTTCAGAGAACCAAGCATCTTTGCGAAGAGTTCAGGTTTCGATGGAAGCGTTGCAAGGAGTTTGAGATCATTGATGCTGATCTCTTTTCCATCAACTCTGCCACCACGAAGTTCAAAAAGTTCATTGTCTTTTGCAAAATTGACAAACACTTTTGCAAGCGCTGCTGGATCTCCTTCAGAACAAGCAACAGCAGTAGGGCCATTAATCAATGAAGAATATTGATCAAGCCCTTTTTCCTGCAACGCTCGTTTTGCCAAACGATTCTTCAGAACTTGCATTGTCGATTGTTCGGATCGGAGTTTCGAACGAAGTGTTGTCATTTGCAACACTTTCAACCCTCGATACCCTGCAAAGAGAAATGTTTTCGCTTTCTCAAATCGCGCTGTCAGTCCCTTAATATGATGTTCTTTTTCTGTACGATTCACGATGTTCTCCTTCGTTACTGAACAATAACAGTTTCAGGATCAATAAAAACTCCTGGGGTCATCGTTCCCGAGATAGAAATCACTTGAAGATATGTTCCTTTTGAGCTCGCAGGCTTTGCTTTCACCACTGCTTCAATCAGGGTTGAAATATTTTCTTTCAATTTCTGCCGACCAAAAGAACGTTTCCCCACTGGAGCATGCACAATGCCAGCTTTGTCTGTTCGAAATTCGACTTTTCCCGCTTTTGTCTCTTGGATGGCTTTCACAAGATCATTCGTCACTGTACCGAGCTTTGGATTTGGCATCAATCCACGAGGGCCCAAAACTTTTCCAAGCTTACCAACGAGTCCCATCATATCTGGAGTTGCAATCGTTGTATCAAACTCAAGCCATCCACCTTGAATTTTCTGAACCAGATCATCACTGCCAACAATATCAGCGCCAGCATCTTCAGCTTCTTTTACTTTTTCAGCTTTTGCAAAAACAGCAACGCGAACTTTCTTTCCTGTCCCATTGGGAAGGCCAACAGCTCCGCGAATAACCTGATCTGACTGCTTTGCATCAATTCCAAGACGAAGCGCCACATCGACAGACTCATCAAACTTTGCTTTTGAAAAACTCTCCAAAATCTCAAGCGCCTGATCAAGAGAATAACGTTTTTCTGGATCTACCTTTTTTCGGTCTTCTTGATATTTTTTTTTCTTTCCCATCATTTCTCCTTGTCCCCCACAATATTTTGGGGGGACTGTTGTCCAAACGTGATGTTGTTGCATCACTCCAACAGTTTCATTTTAAACAACTTCAATTCCCATATTCCTTGCTGTTCCTTCAATCGTTCGGATAGCAGCCTCGAGCGAATCACAGTTCAAATCAGGAAGTTTAATCTTTGCAATTTCTGCAACCTGCGCTCGAGTTACTTTTCCCACCTTATCTTTATTTGGAGTCGCTGAACCCTTTTGGATTTTCGCAGCCTGTTTCAATAAAAAAGATGCGGGCGGTGTTTTCAATTCAAAGGTAAAGGAACGATCTTGATAAACAGTAATAATGACAGGAATAATCGTTCCTGCTTGTTTTTGTGTTTTTGCATTAAACTGTTTACAAAATTCCATAATATTCACACCGTGCTGACCAAGCGCTGGGCCCACCGGAGGAGCTGGGTTTGCCTGACCTGCAGGACATTGCAGTTTAATTTGTGCTGTTATTTTTTTTGCCATAAATCCTCTCTTATGCCTCTTCTACTTTTTCAACTTCGGTAAAATCGAGCTCGATCGGAGTTGATCGACCAAAAATACTTACTAAAACACGGAGTTTTCCTTTATCTTCATTCACCATATCCACCATCCCTGTGAAGGTCGCAAAGGGCCCCCCTGTTACTCGAACATTTTCTCCCTTTTCAAATTCAATTTTCGTTTTCGGCTTCAGCGTTCCTTCTTGAATTTGATTTGTAATTCGCTTGACCTCTTCTTCAGGAACAATTGGAGGGCGCTTTGATCCTCCCACAAAACCGGTTACTTTCGGCGTTCCTTTCACTACATGCCAAGTGATATCATTCAACTCCATGCGAATTAAAATATAGCCAGGGAAAAATTGCTTCTTTATCGTGCGCTTTGTCCCCTTTTTCACTTCGACCACATTTTCTGTAGGAATAAGAATTTCTTCAAACAATCCATCAAGCTTATGCTGCCGAATTCGCTCGAGAAGCGCTGTCTTCGCTTTTTCTTCGTATCCTGAATATGTATGAACGACGTACCAATGCTTCGCCATTTCGATCTCACCTCTCTCAATGATAAAAGAAATTGACAACCGTTCCCCAAAGCGCATCAAAAGCAAAAAGAATGAGAGCAGCAATCCCCACAAGAATTGAGACAATGCCTGTTGAAAGGATTGTTTCTTTTCGGTTGGGCCATGTTATTTTTTCTAACTCTTGAATCACCTCCGACAAAAAAATATTTACCTTTTGATGTTTCATCAACACAATAAAAGCAATCAAACCACAAAGAATTCCCAAAAGGTCATGAGGCGCAATGACCCA from Deltaproteobacteria bacterium RIFCSPHIGHO2_02_FULL_44_16 includes:
- a CDS encoding 50S ribosomal protein L10, whose protein sequence is MNRTEKEHHIKGLTARFEKAKTFLFAGYRGLKVLQMTTLRSKLRSEQSTMQVLKNRLAKRALQEKGLDQYSSLINGPTAVACSEGDPAALAKVFVNFAKDNELFELRGGRVDGKEISINDLKLLATLPSKPELFAKMLGSLKAPPSNFVGVLSAVPRKLVQVINAIKETKT
- a CDS encoding 50S ribosomal protein L7/L12 translates to MTVGKTEIVESLKKMSLMEVAELVKELEETFGVSAAAPVAAAAAPGAGAEAAEEKTEFTVVLTDSGTNKINVIKEVRGATSLGLKEAKDLVEAASEKTPKTLKEGISKDEANELKKKLEAAGAKVVLK
- a CDS encoding 50S ribosomal protein L11 gives rise to the protein MAKKITAQIKLQCPAGQANPAPPVGPALGQHGVNIMEFCKQFNAKTQKQAGTIIPVIITVYQDRSFTFELKTPPASFLLKQAAKIQKGSATPNKDKVGKVTRAQVAEIAKIKLPDLNCDSLEAAIRTIEGTARNMGIEVV
- a CDS encoding preprotein translocase subunit SecE, which translates into the protein MKKKLLSFIFLLAALIAGLVLSHFFETLWFWFKLPKFSDWVIAPHDLLGILCGLIAFIVLMKHQKVNIFLSEVIQELEKITWPNRKETILSTGIVSILVGIAALILFAFDALWGTVVNFFYH
- a CDS encoding 50S ribosomal protein L1 is translated as MGKKKKYQEDRKKVDPEKRYSLDQALEILESFSKAKFDESVDVALRLGIDAKQSDQVIRGAVGLPNGTGKKVRVAVFAKAEKVKEAEDAGADIVGSDDLVQKIQGGWLEFDTTIATPDMMGLVGKLGKVLGPRGLMPNPKLGTVTNDLVKAIQETKAGKVEFRTDKAGIVHAPVGKRSFGRQKLKENISTLIEAVVKAKPASSKGTYLQVISISGTMTPGVFIDPETVIVQ
- a CDS encoding transcription termination/antitermination factor NusG, coding for MAKHWYVVHTYSGYEEKAKTALLERIRQHKLDGLFEEILIPTENVVEVKKGTKRTIKKQFFPGYILIRMELNDITWHVVKGTPKVTGFVGGSKRPPIVPEEEVKRITNQIQEGTLKPKTKIEFEKGENVRVTGGPFATFTGMVDMVNEDKGKLRVLVSIFGRSTPIELDFTEVEKVEEA